The window GCGCAGTTCGTCGACCATCCCGATCAGCAGGCCGATGTTCTTCTCGTGTGCGACGCGTCCGACGTACAGCAGCACCCGCCTGTCGGGCGCGATGCCGTGGCGCTGGCGGAAGGCGACGCCGTCTCCGCCGACGAACTGTTCCGCGGGCAGGCCGGTCGGCAGGATTTCGCGCGGCCGGGTGACGCCGTAGCCGGCGAGGACGCGTTCCATCGCGCTGGACGGCACGACGACGGCGTCCATGTCGTTGCACTGGCTGCGCGTGAAGTGGCGCGCGAGCAGGCGCAGCGCGGCGCGCGGCAGGAAGCGCACGTAGTGGAAGAGATATTCCTCGAAGAAGGTGTGATAGGTCGAGATGCAGGGCAGCCCGAGTTCGCGCGCGAGGGCGCGCCCGGCGTAGTGGGCGACGAAGGGCGTGTGGATGTGTACGAGGTCGTAGTCGCGCGCGCGCAGGCGCTCGGTCAGCGCGCGGACCGCCCCCGCGCGCATGACGCGGTCCTCGGGATCGAAGGGCAGGTAGCGCGACGGCACGCGCACGATGTCGAGCGCCGCGGCGTCGGGCGGCGCGCCGGGATAGTCGGGTGCGATCAGCGTGCTGGCGACGCCCTGGGCCGCCAGCGCGCGGCGGAAGGTCTGGATCGACGTGCTCACGCCGTTGATGCGTGGGAAATACACGTCCGAGATCATCAGGATGTTCATGGGCCGGGTCCGGGGTGAGCCAGGCCCCCAATCTAGGTCATCGGCGTGACCGTTTCGTTGCAGCGAGTGGCCGGCGCGGGGCCGGCGGGATCACCGCCCCGCGAGGAAGGGGAAGTGCTCGACCGGCGGGCGGCGGCCGGACATGAGATCCGCGAGTGCGCTCGCCGAGCCGCAGGCCAGCGTCCACCCCAGCGTGCCGTGACCGGTGTTGTACCAGAGGCGCGAAATGCGGCTGCGCCCGATCAGCGGGATGTTGCCGGGCGTGGCCGGGCGCAGGCCGGTCCAGGGCTCGGCGCACGCGAGGTCAATCGCGCCGGGGAAGCGCGCCTGGACCCAGTCCAGGATGGCTTGGCAGCGCGTCGCGTTGATGCGGGTGTCGAAGCCGTTGAGCTCCGCGGTGCCGGCCACGCGCAGGCGGTCGCCGAGGCGCGAACAGACGATGCGGCGCGATTCGTCGGTGATGCTGACGCTGGGCGCGCGCGCGGGATCGGCCACGGGCGCAGTGATCGAGTAGCCCTTGACCGGGTAGATCGGCAGTTTTTCGCCCAGCGGCGCGACGAGGGCGCGGCCGTAGCTGCCGAGGCAGACGACGTAGGCGTCGGCGGTGAGGGCCCCGGCGCGGCCCTGTGCGTCGCGCACGTCGACCGCGTCGATGGTGCCGCGCGTGCACGACAGGCCGGTGATCGTCGTGTCGTAATGAAAGCGCACGCCGGCTTCTTCCGCGCGTCGCGCGAGTGCCTGGGTGAAGCGGCAGGCGTCGCCGGATTCGTCGCCGGGGGCATACAGTCCGCCGGCAATCTGCTGCCGTACCCCGGCGAGTGCCGGTTCGACGACGGTGCATTCGTCGGCATCGCAGGCGCGCGCGAGAATGCCGTAATCGGCGAGCTCACCGACGCGTCCGCGGGCGTGCGCGAACTCGGCCGGCGTGAAGAAGAGGTGCAGGATGCCCCGTTCGAGGTGGTCGTAGACGAGGCCGGCGTCGGCGCGCAGCGCCCGCAGCATCCGCCCGCTATGCACAGCGAGGCTGGCGATCGCCGCCGTGTTGCGCCGGGTGCGCCCGGGCAGGCATTCGCGCAGGAAGGCGAACGCCCAGCACCACTGGGCGCTGTCGGCGTGCGGGCGGAAGAGGAGCGGGGCGTCCTCGCGGCCGAGCCAGCGCAGCGCGGTGAGCGGTGCACCAGGGTTCGCCCACGGTTCGGGGTGGCTGATGGAGATCTGGCCGCCG is drawn from Azoarcus sp. DN11 and contains these coding sequences:
- a CDS encoding glycosyltransferase yields the protein MNILMISDVYFPRINGVSTSIQTFRRALAAQGVASTLIAPDYPGAPPDAAALDIVRVPSRYLPFDPEDRVMRAGAVRALTERLRARDYDLVHIHTPFVAHYAGRALARELGLPCISTYHTFFEEYLFHYVRFLPRAALRLLARHFTRSQCNDMDAVVVPSSAMERVLAGYGVTRPREILPTGLPAEQFVGGDGVAFRQRHGIAPDRRVLLYVGRVAHEKNIGLLIGMVDELRESHPLALLLITGEGPAIGALRAAVQRRRLERHVCFLGYLDRGTELHDCYRAADLFVFASRTETQGLVLLEAMALGTPVVAIAAMGTHDILDPQCGARIAPDDTPGFAAVVRGVLDDRAGLDRMGKDACDYARRWSADEMAARLARLYRRHANAAAQTGGSPAAQLP
- a CDS encoding D-amino acid dehydrogenase, yielding MHVLVLGAGVTGVTTAWYLAKAGFEVSVVDREPQAALETSRANGGQISISHPEPWANPGAPLTALRWLGREDAPLLFRPHADSAQWCWAFAFLRECLPGRTRRNTAAIASLAVHSGRMLRALRADAGLVYDHLERGILHLFFTPAEFAHARGRVGELADYGILARACDADECTVVEPALAGVRQQIAGGLYAPGDESGDACRFTQALARRAEEAGVRFHYDTTITGLSCTRGTIDAVDVRDAQGRAGALTADAYVVCLGSYGRALVAPLGEKLPIYPVKGYSITAPVADPARAPSVSITDESRRIVCSRLGDRLRVAGTAELNGFDTRINATRCQAILDWVQARFPGAIDLACAEPWTGLRPATPGNIPLIGRSRISRLWYNTGHGTLGWTLACGSASALADLMSGRRPPVEHFPFLAGR